One part of the Amyelois transitella isolate CPQ chromosome 10, ilAmyTran1.1, whole genome shotgun sequence genome encodes these proteins:
- the LOC132902191 gene encoding tropomyosin-1, isoforms 33/34-like: MSGRNSARCSRGRSVTPRGAKEGSKSAYSSLGGSLYATDCSDSEGELLPEVTMVAGPTSLKRRAENAEVDMLPEKGAKTSMSKRGRAPAKATSAGLSQAKAKLSLMASEFADFEDEADKAAGYLRDTPQVNIDEASIVDGQLEVVRKAARTVLEEAKKSGNLKGTTWAKMKSACAEILEAADKIADRGEESEVIRKMAADNKRMREELALLRQETKALRTAFSERKAPNTEPLASTADIMAQVDRSMRSFGESLTRDLFLSLGGMMNDRIKELEKRAIVAPEEVLRPPLAADRRNKEAGKAQDAKKAEAPIQPGNVGAAAGSTLMPPARPGPAPKAPKATAAKAQQPPSQDASGAPPQEEPTPSSSWTEVVKKGKNKGKGKKSSPPEVDSAAPRPTAPAPVKRQYALPKSTAVVVTLKSGATVDYKTVMGRVTTIKLATVGVEHVAVRSTATGARIIEIPGNDSSVVADNLADKIRELVGDVAEVTRPYKTAQIKISGFDESVTPETLRNEVSLAGKCPPDHVKVGQIRMTPDFTGAVIVTCPVAVANALVADGRILIGWSSAKITGLEPLPMRCFRCMGLGHTRALCPSPVDRSELCHRCGKTGHLTQQCVEKEPWCAVCHHAKLPAKHTMGGKACNPPRTKGRLEPTGLKSVGNTMEH, from the coding sequence ATGTCGGGCCGAAATTCGGCCAGATGCAGCCGAGGGCGGTCGGTAACCCCCCGAGGCGCCAAGGAGGGCTCTAAGTCGGCGTACAGCAGCCTGGGAGGGTCACTGTATGCCACGGACTGCTCCGACTCGGAGGGGGAACTACTTCCTGAGGTGACGATGGTGGCGGGCCCTACTTCTCTGAAGAGAAGGGCCGAAAATGCTGAGGTGGACATGCTCCCCGAAAAGGGTGCTAAAACTAGCATGTCAAAAAGAGGGCGTGCGCCTGCAAAGGCGACCAGTGCGGGACTAAGCCAGGCAAAGGCTAAACTGTCACTGATGGCGTCGGAATTTGCCGACTTCGAGGACGAGGCTGACAAAGCGGCGGGTTACTTGAGGGATACTCCCCAAGTTAACATCGATGAGGCCTCAATAGTGGACGGTCAGCTGGAGGTGGTGCGCAAGGCGGCTCGGACCGTATTAGAGGAGGCCAAGAAGTCCGGCAACCTAAAGGGGACGACCTGGGCCAAAATGAAGTCCGCCTGCGCCGAAATCCTCGAAGCGGCGGACAAAATCGCGGACCGAGGCGAGGAGTCCGAGGTCATCCGCAAAATGGCGGCGGACAACAAGAGGATGCGGGAGGAACTAGCTCTGCTTAGGCAAGAAACCAAAGCCCTCCGAACCGCATTCTCCGAGAGGAAGGCCCCCAATACGGAGCCATTGGCCTCGACGGCCGACATTATGGCCCAGGTTGACCGCTCCATGCGGTCGTTCGGAGAGTCCCTCACCAGGGACCTTTTCCTCTCTCTGGGGGGAATGATGAACGACCGCATAAAGGAGCTAGAGAAGAGGGCCATTGTTGCCCCTGAGGAGGTGCTGCGTCCACCGCTTGCGGCTGACCGTCGCAACAAGGAGGCAGGGAAGGCACAAGATGCCAAAAAAGCCGAGGCACCGATACAGCCCGGAAATGTGGGGGCAGCTGCAGGCTCCACCCTGATGCCCCCGGCAAGACCTGGCCCGGCGCCCAAAGCGCCAAAAGCCACAGCGGCAAAGGCCCAGCAACCTCCCTCACAGGATGCTTCTGGCGCCCCACCCCAGGAAGAACCCACCCCCTCCTCCTCTTGGACGGAGGTGGTTAAAAAGGGGAAAAATAAGGGGAAGGGGAAAAAATCCTCCCCTCCTGAGGTGGATAGTGCGGCTCCTCGCCCCACGGCCCCCGCACCGGTCAAGCGGCAGTATGCCCTTCCCAAATCAACGGCTGTGGTGGTAACTCTCAAGTCGGGTGCCACAGTCGACTACAAAACTGTGATGGGAAGGGTCACCACGATAAAACTGGCGACAGTGGGTGTTGAACACGTGGCGGTGAGGAGTACGGCGACGGGCGCCAGAATTATCGAGATTCCCGGAAACGACAGCAGCGTTGTCGCTGACAACCTTGCTGACAAAATCCGGGAACTGGTGGGGGATGTGGCTGAGGTCACGAGGCCGTACAAAACGGCCCAAATCAAAATCTCCGGGTTTGACGAATCAGTCACCCCGGAGACCTTGCGGAATGAGGTGTCCCTGGCCGGCAAATGTCCACCGGATCACGTAAAGGTGGGGCAGATCCGCATGACACCGGACTTCACCGGGGCTGTCATCGTGACCTGCCCTGTAGCTGTGGCCAACGCCCTCGTGGCAGACGGCCGTATATTAATTGGTTGGTCGTCTGCCAAAATCACTGGCCTGGAACCCCTGCCCATGCGCTGTTTCAGGTGCATGGGTTTGGGCCATACGAGGGCGTTGTGCCCATCACCGGTGGACAGGTCGGAACTCTGCCATAGATGCGGGAAAACGGGGCACCTCACACAGCAATGTGTGGAGAAGGAGCCCTGGTGCGCGGTGTGCCATCATGCCAAACTCCCGGCGAAGCACACAATGGGAGGGAAGGCGTGTAACCCCCCGCGCACCAAGGGACGACTGGAGCCCACTGGGCTGAAAAGCGTAGGCAACACAATGGAGCACTAA
- the LOC132902190 gene encoding uncharacterized protein LOC132902190 has product RKPPADASLTVGGVSIAIKQSMRYLGIVLDGRWNFGAHFAELAPRVTTAAGALTRLMPNLGGPEASCRRLYMGVVRSIALYGAPVWADALSRQNLASLRRPQRLMATRAARGYRTISFEAASVLAGSIPWDLEAKTLASLFFWREEAVAQGHRLAPREIAGRRNELCQRSIEEWSQRLEQPTAGRRTVEAVRPVLGQWLARQHGSLTYRLTQMLSGHGCFGGYLCLIGREPSAVCHHCDGCADEDAQHTLEVCPAWDQDRAELRAVVGDDLSLPAVVRQMVDSERSWTAVQTFAESVMLRKEAAERVREDTSDLPIRRRRTGRRRRAYALHLLPPQ; this is encoded by the coding sequence AGGAAGCCGCCTGCAGACGCCAGTCTGACGGTTGGAGGTGTTTCAATTGCCATCAAGCAATCGATGCGCTACCTGGGCATCGTTCTTGATGGCAGATGGAACTTCGGCGCCCACTTCGCGGAATTAGCGCCGCGCGTGACGACGGCGGCCGGAGCGCTGACTCGGCTCATGCCGAATCTGGGAGGTCCAGAAGCGTCCTGCAGGCGCTTGTACATGGGGGTCGTGCGATCAATAGCCCTTTACGGGGCCCCCGTATGGGCGGATGCGCTCTCTCGCCAAAACCTCGCCTCCCTGCGGAGGCCACAGAGGCTGATGGCGACGAGAGCCGCAAGGGGATATCGCACGATCTCCTTTGAGGCAGCGTCTGTGCTGGCCGGTTCCATTCCCTGGGACCTAGAGGCGAAAACCCTCGCGTCGCTGTTCTTCTGGCGCGAGGAGGCCGTGGCCCAGGGTCACCGGTTAGCACCGAGGGAGATCGCAGGACGCCGCAATGAGCTGTGTCAGCGCTCCATTGAAGAGTGGTCCCAAAGGCTGGAGCAGCCGACTGCTGGGCGTAGAACCGTCGAGGCGGTCCGTCCGGTGTTGGGACAGTGGTTGGCGAGGCAGCACGGTAGCCTGACTTACCGTCTGACCCAGATGCTCTCCGGACATGGTTGTTTCGGAGGGTATCTGTGTCTGATCGGTCGGGAGCCGTCTGCTGTCTGCCACCACTGTGACGGATGTGCTGACGAGGACGCCCAGCACACCTTGGAGGTTTGCCCAGCCTGGGACCAAGACCGTGCGGAGCTTCGCGCGGTCGTGGGGGACGACCTTTCTCTGCCGGCTGTCGTGAGACAGATGGTCGACAGCGAGAGGTCGTGGACAGCAGTGCAGACCTTTGCGGAGAGCGTCATGCTCCGCAAAGAGGCGGCGGAAAGGGTGAGAGAGGACACGTCCGACCTCCCCATACGCCGCCGGCGCACTGGGCGCAGGAGGCGGGCATACGCCCTGCACCTGCTGCCCCCACAATAA
- the LOC132902189 gene encoding uncharacterized protein LOC132902189: MSGRNSARCSRGRSVTPRGAKEGSKSAYSSLGGSLYATDCSDSEGELLPEVTMVAGSTSLKRKAENAEVDMLPEKGTKTGISKRGRAPAKATSAGLSQAKAKLSLMASEFADFEDEADKAAGYLRDTPQVITDEASIVDGQLEVVRKAARTVLEEAKKSGNLKGTTWAKMKSACAEILEAADKIADRGEESEVIRKMAADNKRMREELALLRQETKALRTAFSERKAPNTEPLASTADIMAQVDRSMRSFGESLTRDLFLSLGGMMNDRIKELEKRAIIAPQEVLRPPLAADRRNKEAEKAKSAEKAEAPIPTEKVGATTGSTLMPPARPGPAPKAPKATAAKAQQAPSQNASGAPPQEEPTPSSSWTEVVKKGKNKGKGKKSSPPEVNSAAPRPTAPAPVKRQYALPKSTAVVVTLKSGATVDYKTVMGRVTTIKLATVGVDHVAVRSTATGARIIEIPGNDSSVVADNLADKIRELVGDVAEVTRPYKTAQIKISGFDESVTPETLRNEVSLAGKCPPEHVKVGQIRMTPDFTGAVIVTCPVAVANALVADGRILIGWSSAKITGLEPLPMRCFRCMGLGHTRALCPSPVDRSELCHRCGKTGHLTQQCVEKEPWCAVCHHAKLPAKHTMGGKACNPPRTKGRLEPTGLKSVGNTMEH; the protein is encoded by the coding sequence ATGTCGGGCCGAAATTCGGCCAGATGCAGCCGAGGGCGGTCGGTAACCCCCCGAGGCGCCAAGGAGGGCTCTAAGTCGGCGTACAGCAGCCTGGGAGGGTCACTGTATGCCACGGACTGCTCCGACTCGGAGGGGGAACTACTTCCTGAAGTAACGATGGTGGCAGGCTCTACTTCTCTGAAGAGAAAGGCCGAAAATGCCGAGGTGGATATGCTTCCCGAAAAGGGTACTAAAACTGGCATATCAAAGAGAGGGCGTGCGCCTGCAAAGGCGACCAGTGCAGGACTGAGCCAGGCAAAGGCTAAACTGTCACTGATGGCGTCGGAATTTGCCGACTTCGAGGATGAGGCTGACAAAGCGGCGGGTTACTTGAGGGATACTCCCCAAGTAATCACCGATGAGGCCTCAATAGTGGACGGTCAGCTGGAGGTGGTGCGCAAGGCGGCCCGGACAGTACTAGAGGAGGCCAAGAAGTCCGGGAACCTAAAGGGGACGACCTGGGCCAAAATGAAGTCCGCCTGCGCCGAGATCCTCGAAGCGGCGGACAAAATCGCGGACCGAGGCGAGGAGTCTGAGGTCATCCGCAAAATGGCGGCGGACAACAAGAGGATGCGGGAGGAGCTAGCTCTGCTAAGGCAAGAGACCAAAGCCCTCAGAACCGCATTCTCTGAGAGGAAGGCCCCCAATACGGAACCCTTGGCCTCAACGGCTGACATTATGGCCCAGGTTGACCGCTCCATGCGGTCGTTCGGAGAGTCCCTCACTAGGGACCTATTCCTCTCTCTGGGAGGAATGATGAACGACCGCATAAAGGAGCTCGAAAAGAGGGCTATTATTGCCCCTCAGGAGGTGCTGCGCCCACCGCTCGCGGCTGACCGCCGCAACAAGGAGGCTGAAAAGGCCAAGAGTGCCGAAAAAGCTGAGGCCCCTATACCAACGGAAAAAGTGGGGGCAACAACAGGTTCCACCCTGATGCCCCCGGCAAGACCTGGCCCGGCGCCAAAAGCGCCTAAAGCCACAGCGGCAAAGGCCCAACAAGCTCCCTCACAAAATGCTTCTGGCGCCCCACCCCAGGAGGAACCCACCCCCTCCTCCTCTTGGACGGAGGTGGTTAAAAAGGGGAAAAATAAGGGGAAGGGGAAAAAATCCTCCCCTCCTGAGGTGAATAGTGCGGCTCCTCGCCCCACGGCCCCTGCACCGGTCAAGCGGCAGTATGCCCTTCCCAAATCGACGGCTGTGGTAGTGACACTCAAGTCGGGTGCCACAGTGGATTACAAAACGGTGATGGGAAGGGTCACCACGATAAAGCTGGCGACCGTGGGTGTGGATCACGTGGCGGTGAGGAGTACGGCGACGGGCGCCAGAATTATTGAGATTCCCGGAAATGACAGCAGCGTTGTCGCTGACAACCTTGCTGACAAAATCCGGGAACTGGTGGGGGATGTGGCCGAGGTCACGAGGCCGTACAAAACGGCCCAAATCAAAATCTCCGGGTTTGACGAATCAGTCACCCCGGAGACCTTGCGGAATGAGGTGTCCCTGGCCGGCAAATGTCCACCGGAACACGTAAAGGTGGGGCAGATCCGTATGACACCGGACTTCACCGGGGCTGTCATCGTGACCTGCCCTGTAGCTGTGGCCAACGCCCTCGTGGCAGACGGCCGTATATTGATCGGTTGGTCGTCTGCCAAAATCACTGGCCTGGAACCCCTGCCCATGCGCTGTTTCAGATGCATGGGTTTGGGCCATACGAGGGCGTTGTGCCCATCACCGGTGGACAGGTCGGAACTCTGCCACAGGTGCGGGAAAACGGGGCACCTCACACAGCAATGTGTGGAGAAGGAGCCCTGGTGCGCGGTGTGCCATCACGCCAAACTCCCGGCGAAGCACACAATGGGAGGGAAGGCGTGTAACCCCCCGCGCACCAAGGGACGACTGGAGCCCACCGGGCTGAAAAGCGTAGGCAACACAATGGAGCACTAA